One window of the Amycolatopsis mediterranei genome contains the following:
- a CDS encoding DUF2079 domain-containing protein, translated as MLIDFAPAPARTRERRAVPHVVAAVAFTGYAAWSLQRLRTFDASGFDLGIFEQAVRSYAHGHWPVSDLLGADYPTLGDHFHPILALLAPFYLLWPSPGCLLVAQAVLFALSAVPVTRCAIELLGTRRGALVGAGYVLSWGLLSAVNFDFHEVCFAVPMLAFTAEHLLHERWRPAVWCALPLVLVKEDLPLTLAAVGVVLVLNRQRRLGWTVLVFGVVTSAVLFLVVLPALNPYGAYAHGSGLNPFGGAIVKVSMLLALLTPTAFAALRSPVLLLAVPTLLWRLVSANDRYWGMGYHYSAVLMPIVLLAGVHGARRFGGFKRYLPVCAVVAGLASLGLQAAHLTSGVWTPVQRAGIDAVLARIPDGATVLASNRLAPRLTSRCTVRFFDGVTGERPEWVVVAQPEQSWPTTLATKAAALADLESTGYLRVDGTDSVVLLHRE; from the coding sequence CGGGTTCGACCTGGGGATCTTCGAACAGGCGGTGCGGTCCTACGCACACGGGCACTGGCCGGTGTCGGACCTGCTCGGCGCGGACTACCCGACGCTGGGCGACCACTTCCACCCGATCCTGGCGCTGCTGGCGCCGTTCTACCTGCTGTGGCCGTCGCCGGGGTGCCTGCTGGTGGCTCAGGCCGTGCTGTTCGCGCTGTCCGCGGTGCCGGTCACCCGCTGCGCGATCGAGCTGCTCGGCACCCGCCGGGGTGCGCTCGTCGGCGCCGGGTACGTGCTGTCGTGGGGACTGCTGTCCGCGGTGAACTTCGACTTCCACGAGGTCTGCTTCGCCGTCCCGATGCTGGCCTTCACCGCCGAGCACCTGCTGCACGAGCGCTGGCGGCCCGCGGTCTGGTGCGCGCTGCCGCTGGTGCTGGTCAAGGAGGACCTGCCGCTGACGCTCGCGGCCGTCGGCGTGGTGCTGGTGCTCAACCGGCAGCGACGGCTCGGCTGGACAGTGCTCGTCTTCGGCGTTGTCACGTCCGCGGTGTTGTTCCTGGTCGTCCTGCCGGCGTTGAACCCGTATGGTGCGTACGCGCACGGCAGCGGCCTCAACCCGTTCGGCGGCGCGATCGTCAAGGTTTCGATGCTGCTGGCCCTGCTGACGCCGACAGCGTTCGCCGCCTTGCGGTCGCCGGTGCTCCTGCTGGCGGTGCCGACGCTGCTGTGGCGGCTGGTCTCGGCGAACGACCGCTACTGGGGCATGGGCTACCACTACAGCGCGGTGCTGATGCCGATCGTGCTCCTCGCCGGCGTGCACGGCGCCCGCCGCTTCGGCGGCTTCAAGCGCTACCTGCCGGTGTGCGCGGTGGTCGCCGGGCTGGCTTCGCTCGGTCTGCAGGCGGCCCACCTGACCAGCGGCGTCTGGACGCCGGTGCAGCGGGCCGGGATCGACGCGGTCCTGGCGCGGATCCCGGACGGCGCGACGGTGCTGGCGTCCAACCGGCTGGCGCCGCGGCTGACGTCCCGCTGCACGGTGCGGTTCTTCGACGGCGTGACCGGCGAGCGGCCGGAGTGGGTGGTCGTCGCGCAGCCGGAACAGTCCTGGCCGACGACGCTCGCGACGAAGGCCGCGGCGCTGGCGGACCTGGAGAGCACGGGATACCTGCGCGTCGACGGGACGGACTCCGTCGTGCTGCTCCACCGTGAGTAG
- a CDS encoding DUF4232 domain-containing protein produces MLGKRISVGVAAVAGAFAFTACGSTGSAAAPASNAGPGAAAAPAPAEPAPAEPAAAKTSGTPRCTTADLSVSLGKPKEKSPGQFDIPLTYRNVSDHTCGLHGVPGVDLAGPEDPTFGPVYHLPRVDNGVKHNEVTPGTTASATITVLTPAEGGASWTPAKLTTIPPGQTQPLTADWPADLPVLRQDAATHPGSYVNGILADPA; encoded by the coding sequence ATGCTCGGCAAGCGCATTTCGGTCGGGGTCGCGGCGGTCGCGGGAGCGTTCGCCTTCACGGCCTGCGGGTCCACCGGCTCCGCGGCGGCGCCGGCTTCGAACGCCGGCCCGGGCGCCGCCGCGGCCCCCGCCCCTGCCGAGCCCGCTCCTGCCGAGCCCGCCGCGGCGAAGACGTCCGGCACGCCCCGGTGCACGACCGCGGACCTGTCGGTCTCCCTGGGCAAGCCGAAGGAAAAGAGCCCCGGCCAGTTCGACATCCCGTTGACCTACCGGAACGTCTCGGACCACACCTGCGGCCTGCACGGCGTCCCGGGCGTCGACCTGGCCGGCCCGGAAGACCCGACGTTCGGCCCGGTGTACCACCTGCCCCGCGTCGACAACGGCGTGAAGCACAACGAAGTGACGCCCGGAACCACGGCTTCGGCGACGATCACGGTGCTGACCCCGGCCGAGGGCGGGGCGTCCTGGACGCCGGCGAAGCTGACCACGATCCCGCCCGGCCAGACCCAGCCGCTGACGGCGGACTGGCCTGCGGACCTCCCGGTGCTCCGCCAGGACGCGGCCACCCACCCGGGCTCGTATGTCAACGGCATCCTGGCCGATCCGGCCTGA
- a CDS encoding CHAT domain-containing protein, with protein sequence MVASPKVEDRVRDLHRRAVAATNNGQPVVGGRLIRSAARLLGLPATEPPQGWPAWPDLATRVLGTYAAVETALGHSARGLALLDEADVLVSDAGRGILRQQRGLVLILIGRMDEALVCFDEAIPLLRQAGEFVVLARTLLNRAMLHQYAGRVRLALADLDQCEQIGAGHPEEDGLARIFAKAAHGRGQARVLTGDIPGALRDFDAASGFYAEQSVGMLPVLAVDKARALLAAGLPHEAAAELDAALEQFPRLRMNQEHAEAELTRALAALASGDPAAARGWAGRAERRFRRRGNETWAAVAQLTVLRADFAAGRRIARIGAEATALADRLIALGLRNDAEIAALLAARARIALGDLDGARAGIAPRDRRAAPLENRLVRRLALAELGAATGHRRSTFANARAGLTQLQRHRSRFGSVDLQTGTTSLGKELADAGLAAALAQRSPGVVFRWLDRSRAQAFRFRPVRPPSHPQIVDAVAELRFLSMQIRAGELAGKPDTQAVKRCAALEREIRAKGWQAEGVDAEHAEAKLREIGDELAATGSAMVCFLADRGALCAQVLANHRVALVELGPAAAVAEPVARLHSDLDALCGRQLPPQLDRVIRRSVRTQVTALDAILLAPLASRLGDLDVVVVPTGALSAIPWGLLPTLHGRPVTVTPSSSAWFDAGRRSGRATGAPLLVAGSDLTHAEAEVTRLAPLYPDAEVLIGPDATVAATLKAFDGCRLAHFAAHGHHEQENVLFSRLNLADGPLMAYDVQQLATAPEQVVLSSCDVGQAVVRAGDEVLGFTAALLYGGSRTVVSSVARVDDRTAGGVMLAFHQALSVGTPPARALADAAQAEPLMPFVCFGRS encoded by the coding sequence GTGGTCGCGTCGCCGAAGGTCGAAGATCGGGTTCGCGACCTGCACCGGCGGGCGGTCGCGGCCACGAACAACGGCCAGCCGGTGGTCGGCGGGCGGCTGATCCGGTCCGCCGCCCGGCTGCTCGGCCTACCCGCCACCGAACCACCGCAAGGGTGGCCGGCCTGGCCCGACCTCGCCACGCGCGTGCTCGGCACCTACGCGGCCGTCGAAACGGCGCTCGGCCACAGCGCCCGCGGGCTCGCGCTGCTCGACGAGGCCGACGTCCTCGTGTCGGACGCCGGGCGCGGGATCCTGCGCCAGCAACGGGGTCTCGTGCTCATCCTGATCGGCCGGATGGACGAAGCCCTGGTGTGCTTCGACGAGGCCATCCCGCTGCTGCGGCAGGCCGGCGAGTTCGTCGTGCTCGCCAGGACGCTGCTCAACCGCGCGATGCTGCACCAGTACGCCGGGCGCGTCCGGCTCGCGCTCGCCGACCTCGACCAGTGCGAGCAGATCGGGGCCGGCCATCCCGAAGAAGACGGCCTGGCCCGGATCTTCGCCAAAGCCGCGCACGGCCGCGGCCAGGCGCGGGTGCTCACCGGGGACATCCCGGGCGCGCTGCGCGACTTCGACGCGGCGAGCGGGTTCTACGCCGAACAGAGCGTCGGGATGCTGCCGGTGCTCGCCGTCGACAAGGCGCGGGCGCTGCTGGCCGCCGGGCTGCCCCACGAAGCCGCCGCCGAACTGGACGCCGCGCTCGAGCAGTTCCCGCGGCTGCGGATGAACCAGGAACACGCCGAAGCCGAGCTGACCAGGGCGCTGGCCGCGCTGGCGAGCGGCGATCCGGCGGCCGCGCGCGGCTGGGCCGGGCGGGCCGAACGCCGGTTTCGCCGTCGTGGCAACGAAACCTGGGCCGCGGTGGCGCAGCTGACCGTGCTGCGCGCGGACTTCGCGGCCGGGCGGCGGATCGCCCGCATCGGCGCGGAAGCGACCGCGCTGGCCGACCGGCTCATCGCGCTCGGCCTGCGCAACGACGCGGAGATCGCGGCGCTGCTGGCCGCGCGGGCCCGGATCGCGCTCGGCGACCTGGACGGCGCCCGCGCCGGGATCGCCCCGCGCGATCGCCGGGCCGCGCCGCTGGAGAACCGCCTGGTGCGGCGGCTCGCGCTGGCCGAGCTCGGGGCCGCGACCGGCCACCGGCGTAGCACGTTCGCGAACGCGCGGGCCGGGCTGACGCAGCTGCAGCGGCACCGCAGCCGGTTCGGCAGCGTGGACCTGCAGACCGGGACGACGTCGCTGGGCAAGGAACTCGCCGACGCGGGACTCGCCGCCGCGCTCGCCCAGCGTTCGCCGGGCGTGGTGTTCCGCTGGCTCGACCGCTCGCGCGCCCAGGCGTTCCGGTTCCGGCCGGTGCGCCCGCCGTCCCACCCCCAGATCGTCGACGCCGTCGCCGAACTGCGGTTCCTCTCGATGCAGATCCGCGCGGGCGAGCTGGCCGGCAAGCCGGACACCCAGGCCGTGAAGCGGTGTGCCGCCCTGGAACGGGAGATCCGCGCCAAGGGCTGGCAGGCCGAGGGCGTGGACGCCGAGCACGCCGAGGCGAAGCTGCGCGAGATCGGCGACGAGCTCGCGGCGACCGGCAGCGCGATGGTCTGCTTCCTCGCCGACCGCGGCGCGTTGTGCGCGCAGGTGCTCGCGAACCACCGGGTGGCGCTGGTCGAGCTCGGCCCGGCGGCGGCCGTGGCGGAGCCGGTCGCGCGGCTGCACAGCGACCTCGACGCGTTGTGCGGGCGCCAGCTGCCACCGCAGCTGGACCGGGTCATCCGCCGTTCGGTGCGGACGCAGGTCACCGCGCTCGACGCGATCCTGCTGGCCCCGCTGGCGTCCCGGCTCGGCGATCTCGACGTCGTCGTCGTGCCGACGGGTGCGCTTTCGGCGATCCCGTGGGGGCTGCTGCCGACGCTGCACGGCCGCCCGGTGACGGTCACGCCGTCGTCGTCGGCCTGGTTCGACGCGGGCCGCCGGTCCGGCCGGGCGACCGGGGCGCCGCTGCTCGTCGCGGGCTCCGACCTGACCCACGCGGAGGCGGAGGTGACCCGGCTGGCGCCGCTGTACCCGGACGCCGAGGTCCTGATCGGCCCGGACGCGACGGTCGCGGCCACGCTCAAGGCGTTCGACGGCTGCCGCCTGGCCCACTTCGCCGCGCACGGCCACCACGAGCAGGAGAACGTGCTGTTTTCCCGGCTCAACCTGGCCGACGGGCCGTTGATGGCCTACGACGTCCAGCAGCTGGCGACGGCACCGGAGCAGGTGGTGCTGTCCTCGTGCGACGTCGGCCAGGCGGTGGTCCGCGCGGGCGACGAAGTCCTCGGCTTCACGGCGGCGCTGCTCTACGGCGGCAGCCGCACGGTGGTCTCGAGCGTGGCCAGGGTCGACGACCGCACCGCCGGCGGCGTGATGCTGGCGTTCCACCAGGCGCTGTCGGTCGGCACGCCCCCGGCCCGGGCGCTGGCGGACGCGGCGCAGGCGGAGCCGCTGATGCCGTTCGTCTGCTTCGGCCGCAGCTGA
- a CDS encoding RNA polymerase sigma factor — MNVAKTDHARVATLFDAAREGDRAALDELVSLLTPLLWQVARDQGLDAEHAADVVQTTWLRLLGSFAEIRSPVALTGWLITVTKREAWRTGEKRQIERPLPELPERLSEASPAPEEGVLREDQRVRLWRAVDNLPERCRSLLRIVAFVHRPDYAEVGARLGMPRGSIGPTRGRCLARLREQLLANGEGDWL; from the coding sequence GTGAACGTGGCCAAGACCGACCACGCTCGCGTGGCGACCCTGTTCGACGCCGCGCGGGAGGGCGACCGCGCGGCGCTGGACGAGCTGGTTTCCCTGCTCACGCCGTTGCTCTGGCAGGTGGCGCGTGATCAGGGACTCGACGCCGAGCACGCGGCCGACGTCGTGCAGACGACGTGGCTGCGGCTGCTCGGCTCGTTCGCGGAGATCCGCTCGCCGGTCGCACTGACCGGCTGGCTGATCACCGTCACCAAACGGGAGGCCTGGCGCACGGGGGAAAAGCGCCAGATCGAGCGGCCGCTGCCGGAGCTTCCGGAGCGGCTTTCCGAAGCATCGCCGGCACCCGAGGAGGGGGTGCTGCGCGAGGACCAGCGCGTGCGGTTGTGGCGCGCGGTCGACAACCTGCCCGAACGCTGCCGCAGCCTGCTGCGGATCGTGGCGTTCGTGCACCGGCCGGACTACGCCGAAGTCGGCGCCCGGCTGGGTATGCCGAGGGGGAGTATCGGCCCGACCAGGGGACGCTGCCTCGCGCGCCTGCGCGAGCAGCTACTCGCCAACGGCGAAGGAGATTGGCTGTGA